TTTTTTGCAATTATAGAaagaatttatttgatttttagtttatattataagcattaaatttattataataattttttgggtTTTACAATATTTTAAACTGACCTCATATTGCAGGTGCCAAAAGTTTATTCAAAATTGTAATCAAAgaaaaaatgaagaaataaaaagaATTTGGAAAATTTGTTCATAATGAGGATTAAGTAATGTTAACGTCATTGTCATAGTTACAACATCATTGTCATATATTACATTCATATTTGTTTTAATACATGTGTGTGTATTCATATTCAAAAATTTATCTACGCATCCGCAGAGAATTGGCATCTCTCGTAGACCACTCCTGGAGGATGGAAATTGGGGGAGTCTTGAGGAGTGAATACCTACATGATTGAACTTCATTATGTACTTTTGCTGCTTAACCAAATTAAGCTGCAATTTAGGTAATGCTGTTAAGCTATAATTCATTACTTGTTATTGTTCCTGGCAAACATATTCGATCAAGCcagaaatatataaatatttaaactgATAAAATGCATCTGGCTTCCAGTAAAAAGAGTGACGCAGAAATATCATAAAGGTTTAGTATTATTATGCAATAGAAAGCCATTAGTAGGCTTGAAATGAACATTAAATGAGCTTGTCTATTGTACAAGACTGAAATCAGAAACTACTGTGTACTTTTTTACCTACATGCACTTGGTCAACCTCAATACTGAAATTCCATGAAAACATCTTTTCTAAAAATTGGCTAATTTGCTGATGAATAATTATTTATCTGCCTTGGCTAAAAGATGAGATTTACGCATAATGTTACACGCAAACATTTTACACATCCAACGTAAGTAGCTTTGATTCTTGACTTTGTATCTGACTTTTCTTTTTCGGCACTCAACCTCACTTGCATGTAATAACCCATAATCAATTACATCATTGCCATCCAATACTCCATTACTTCGTAGGAAAGCTGACAGAATAGGAGAGActcttgttttatttatttatttcttattttcACACGTCACTCTTAATAAGGTAAAATACCATACATGACCAAAATAAACACTGCCAGTTGGAAAAGATGAGGGCTGCTTTTCTTTGCTTCCAATAGTTTTGCCTCTACAGCTCCAAGACCGAGTCTATTCTAAGAtcagaaaaagaaaattttaaaagagttAGATAAATGTAGTTATATGATCCAACAAGCCTAGAACAGATGGCAATTtctatatttcaaatttcatcttACAATTCAAATCTGTTTTAATCCAATGCCCGTGCCCTCCATGCTCGGTTGGAGCACCTTTGCAGATGCTATCAGAAGATAATTTCTTCGTGCTcattttgttgtttttggtAGCTGATTTAGCAAACCTCTATTTTCCTTTTCCGTTCCAATCTGATCACCATCCTCAttgtttttctttcctttttgcAGCTTAATGAACTTTTTTCCGTACATCTCTTCAGGGTAAACTTTCTTGTGAAACATTTTCATGACCTGCATCCACCACCACAAGAAAGTGGGACATAGAGATTACTGTAGCTATTAAACATTCTTTTCATAATCTCGAGCCTCTGGAGTTTTATTAATTaccaatttcataaaatatttcttaaataattTAAGCTAAAGTTATGAATCATAAATgtctttttttctctctttcaaTTTTTAATGCTTTTTTTTATTTCTAGTTTTCACCATTTAgatatgtttttttaattatgaaAGACAAAGCTGATAATGCCATCTGCATGATAATCAATTCAGTTCTAACAGAGATGTTTGTCAACATTGGGGTTTAAAATGGTTCGATTGGAATAAAGCATCCTGAAAGTGTATGATAGTATGTGCGCAGGGATATATTGGGTGCATTTAAAAGTCAAATAAGAAACTCAAAGTGGTTTAGCTTAAAAAGGTATCAGACAATCTGTTAATAGCCTTGTTGATGTTTAAAATCAACATGTTGCCTTCATAGTAATATACTGCTAGGTCCAGCTTCTTGTTCTAAATGGAGAACATTGAATTAACATGTAATCCTTTTAATTTTttccatataaaaaattattaaactgAAAAAATAAACGTTGGTTGACATCTGTCCTTTCCTTTATTTGTTAGCAGCTCTGCTTCCTCGCATTTCACTATAGGATCACTGACTGCGTCATTCCTCGTAAAGAGTTCTCCAAGGGAAATCTTTTCTTTCCGTATCTTGGTTTCTGTCTCAGCCAGCTCAATTGAAGTGGCAAAGAGGTACTTCTTGAGAGGACATGCCACCACTTGCATGCCTCCTTCAATGGGCTTGTTACTGTGAATTATCATGCTCTCTTGACCATTCCTCTCAGATGTGTCATTTGTCTTTCCTTTCTCTTCAGCTTCTAGGAACTTTTCTATCTCATAATTTATTAGTTTGAGGTCATTTGTTGTTACCTCTGTCTGTGTCTGTTGGTTGGTAACCTTTTCAAACGGTGCTGGAAAAGTTGGTGTCGGGGGTCCAACATTGAGTGGTTCTATAGAAAAAGTTCCGATTGCTAGAAAATCAAAAGGTTCAAACAGTTCTTCATTGGAGAGCATTTCCTCCACATTGGCTTCATatctttttaaagatttttGAGATTTGATGTTTGCTTGTGATAAAGTTTTGATAGACTCTTTGTAGTAGTTCTGCTCATCTAATGACGTCTGCACTGGAAAACTGGACAGGTTTCCTGAATTTAGAAAATaaatgagattcctggtttccTGTTAGCCTGGTGACAGTTAGTTTCATCCACTTTTTCTTACACCGGCATTTGTATTGTAGGAAACCTATCATCTCGGTATTTATCCTAAAACATAAAACTGTTTTGCAAGGATTACCTTTTCTACAACATTGTGGATAAGTGACTAGGGTTTATTGCCGACCAACTTTTCCTGTATTATGTATAGCAATTTATTGTCCGATCAAAATAAGAAAGGTtgataaattcaaaaaataaaaaataaaaagaaaggtTGATTACCTCATATATGACGTAAGATGTCACTATTTATCCTTAAAACTGTGATGACTCAAGTTTTTGTTCAGCTTATTTTTAAGCAATGAATTGAGAAAAGAGGATGTAGGAAAAAGTAAAAAGTTCCAATCTGTTATGAATTTGACAAAGTTGGAACAAGTTTTCTTGTTTTGCATCATCTTACGGTGCATAAAACCTAGAAACTGCaccaaaaaataaaagttagagATATAACTTCATATAGCTTGTCATTCCCAAATGCTGAAGTGGTTGGACTGACCTTCATATTGAACCTTAGAGTGGGCAGATCAGAAATGGTTATCCCGGAAAATATGGTTGAATCTAAAAAGAGATGTAGGTAGATATGGAAAGTAGGATTGATTTTAAAGAGGGGAACTTATAGACTTGTTAATGGGGGGCAGATAAGAGTACATTTTCATCATTTTGTACACAAATGGAAAACTTAATGTAGAAAAATCTAAGATGAAGTTGAGCAGAGAAGAACATTGAGAAATGTACAATATAATGGTTGGAAACCTATGTCAACATTGTATTAGCTGAGGAGAGTGGGTTTGAGACCCACATGTGGGTGATACTATATTTGCTAGGAACTTGTGCGATTTCTTGGAGTTGGTAGCATTTTTCGTATTTCATGGAACTTAGCTAATAATCATCACATGATGTAATTTGTTTGTGATGGCAATCTAGCAACCAAGAATTTAAACTTAAGGTGTACACGACGTGTGGTACGACTATATAGTCATATTGGTGATAGATTCCCGTGTGATAATAGATATTTCTGGCTGAAGAAATATATTCCACTATGAGATTGCTTGAAGTTATATGGTGCCGCATAATTGGTGGGGATACAATTGTGGATTTAGTGCTACTTTCACATGAAAGATGATTGATTGATTATTCATAGGTTCTTTTTGTGTTAGGACTTAGGACCATTTACAACGCTCACTTCTTcttaatgaaaattttatgtataTTTGTGTCTACGAGTTTATAGAGCTGTAAATTATAATCTTCaattttcttgttttcttgataaaattatatttataacaaaaaatttattcaataaCAAGGGAATCGGGCCATCACAACCGCCCTTGAGGACTTCGTGTCCAATCTTATTCATAAAATTGGGCTTATACTTTATCTTATTTCTATTTTTATATGGAAAATACAACTATAAGCCTGCATATATTTAGATTTTAGAATATAATCTGACAAGTTTTAACCTTTATAATTCATTTTGACATTGTGCACTAACGCAAGTATTTCTTTAACTATCCGCTAGTAAACAAGGATCATCGTCAATTATGTTTCTTGTAAAATTTATTGTCTCTAAAAATTAATTTGGTatagttatttttttattattaatactaCTATTACTGTTTGTTGAGATGAAAACGGAGACATGGAAAAATATTTCTATGGGTTTTCAATCCACCATGTACAGAGTCTATATACATCAACTATCATTTATCAAGTAAAAGAAACCATCCAAGTTTACAACAGACATAACCAGCTATCACGTGGTTAACATTGAATCAGTCTGTATGTTCAATTTTAATTACAGCTGACACGACTAACATCACGTAGTTAACATTTGGATCGTAACTTTAAGTATTCGAATTTTATATGTGATCCTCGTTTACAACATAGGAATCATAATAATACTATGTATATGAATATCTATCACGCACCTGCTATCAAGACCCAATaactaaattgttattgttcacACTAAAATAAGccaataaataaaatgaaactTACAGGTTTACGATATTAATGTGAAATTCATACAAGATATCATGAGAAGAAATAAGTCTTACGGTCTAATATTTCTAGCAAATGTGCAAAATCAGGGTGAAaattgaaagcagcaaaggaaTATTAACCCATGAGAGACTAAGAAGTCACCCCATGAATTCTCCTTTGATGATTCCTACTACCATATATTTTCTAGTCATTCAGAGATCTTCATTCAAGAAAACCTAGATAATGAATTCCCTCACCAATGTTAAATCAAAAAGCAGGCTAAGAAAATCCGataatcgaaaaaaaaaaacatcgtCTAATTAAAATCTGGGAAATAACACAAACAATTAAATTTCTCATTTGGTTCAACCACATATATGACAAtaaacccccccccccccccccttagGTCATCCTTTGAGCAGCCTCCTTTGCAAGGAGTTTTTCTTTGGCTTTTGTCTTAGCCTGAGATTTTGAGCCCATAACACCCCCTCCCCACTTCTTCCTAGTCTCATCATACTTGTCATTGAAGTTGGCCTGTAAGAAAAGTTGAGAAAGCACATCATATCAACATTGGGGCGAGGGTGACCCAAAAATTTAACTATAAAAATTTATCACATAGAGCTTGTTCGAAGCTGCAGAAAATTTACACCATGTTTTTGGTAAATCTCTTACCTTGATAGCTTCCAAAATTTTACTGAACTCCATTTTGTCTTCATTCTTCACGGAGGTCAGACACAAGACAGATGCAGTCTTCTTGTGAACAATCTGCAAAATACCATGCACAAACAAAATTAAGTTGGTATCACAAATATTTACAAAGGGTTTACCAAATACCATGAGATAACAAACACTTACAGTTCCCAACCTAGCCTTCCCCTTTACAATGCAGTATGGAATTTCCATTTTCCTGCATAAAGCAGGGAGCCATACAACCAATTCGATTGGATCCACATCATGAGCAATAACAACCAACTGGGCCTTGTTCTGCAATAGAAGTTTGATGGCACCATCAGTTTCTCGTTGCTAATACTTACTAGACGAAGTATGCACATCGAGAAGCAGAATAACAAACCCACCTGCTCAATCAGATAGGTCACATGGTTCAGTCCATATTTCACGACAATAGGCTTCTTAACTTCAGGAGTTTTTCCTTCAGCTTCAGCCTGAGCTCTTTTCAGAAGGCGTTCTTTCTTCTGAGCTTTATCCTCGGGCCTGTATTTGAGCATCATCTTGAACAGATTTGAAGCTGCAaatccaaaaaataataatttgagtATTTGACTGAGAGTATCCCTCGAAATATTTCCTATCAGCAAGCTAGAATGTTTCAGTAATATGTTACCATAATGGATTCCAGTCAATACAGTATTCAGCAGATCAAGGACAGAAATACCTTACATCCCTCCAGTGCAAATCAATCAAGAATGTAAAACAAGTAGATACGAGTCCAACAAAAAGGTACCTAAATCTTGCAACTTATCACTCAAAACGACACTAACAACAGTACATCACAAAGTATACCACTCAACTCCTATTAAAACTTGAACAAATTAGTGTGTCAATGCATCATGCTCGAATGAAATCTATAACTTGGACTGGAACTAAATGTATAATCATACATGCATCTTAATCATTAGACACAACAGATGAAAACATCTGCAACAAGGTCACCATCAATTCATAGAACAGAGTCGCATCAACCAAAAATGGGAATAAAAATCTCACGAGCTCCGACTAGATTCGGATCAATTGAAGATTAACACAAAAAAGAACGAACTTTACATCGCTGCCCCTTTCCGTAACAAACCTAAAAAATATACACTGTTGAAACGAAAAGATTTAGATAAGGGCAACAAACCCAAATTCTTGTCTAGGGTCTTGGAGAACTGATGAATCGGCGGCGGAACCTTCAATCGCTGCTTCAAAATCATCTTCTTCCGTTGAATCCGCACCACTTGAGGCCATTTCACGTATCTATGAAGATCCTTCTTCGGTGGTAAAGCTCCTCCTATTCCGAATTGCTTAGGACGTTTCTCGAAGAGTGGATTGACCACTTTCTCGGCCTTTTTCTTGGCAGCAGCAGGAAGCTTCGCGCCTTTCTTGGGAGCCTGAAAGAAGAACCCACATTATTCAAAAAGTATTGACGCGTGTGGACGTGAATGAGGCTGAGAGACTCACCATTTCTCAAGTGCAGCAACCTGAGGAATGGCTGGCTATAAACCCTAATCCTGTTTTTTTATAGAACATTAATGGGCTTCAACTTGGGCCCAATCCATATACTAACCGAATGAAATCATAGGTTAATTTTATAGTTGCCTAAAACACTCTTTTATCTTATCAAcaatttcttttctttctctgtgtttttgaatttttaaatgattatattgcatctaagataatatatatatatatattataaaaatattttggaaattttttatattttgatatacacaaaaaaattgtgagccacGAGACGTTAATTTAAATTGGTGAACAATTTTAAACcaatgaaattattattttttatattcttAACTATCTTTTTAAACCAATGATATTgttacaaatatttattttttcgtATAATATGTATGTAATCGAACTCTTTTAGTCATGACAAATATAAATATGGAAACTTGGAGATTAAAGTAATTGAAAATTTTTCTCATTTAGAAATTTTCAATACGTAAATTAAATATGGAGTACAAATAATTGAACCCATCACGAGTACTTaaaatagacaaaaacttgtgtgagacggtctcacgggtcgtattcgtgagacggatatcttatttgggtcatccatgaaaaagtattactttttatgccaagagtattatttttaattgtgaatatgggtagggttgactcatctcacagattaagatccgtgagacggtctcacatgagacctaCTCCTTAAAATAtgatcaacaaaaaaaaaattctacttAAGCATgatgaaatatttgaagtttcTAGGTTAATGAGAAATGAACTTGAATATCATGGACAAGACAGACAAGACTTAAACATTTCATGTCCATATGAAATGACGTAGAATGTTGTGAAAAAATGTTTGAGGAAGATCCCAACAATTTTAGGCTCTCCTGTGTGTATAGAAGACAAGTGTAGGGAGTTCTAGAACTATCTATTGTAAATAATTAATCGCGAACATGAATCCGTATCCatattatttgagaaaattttccttctcaaatatttaattacacggtaataataattttgtttatttaaaataattttacataGGATCTAATACCATTTATAGactataataaattaattaataaaattaataaatataatagtATCGTTGAACATACACACAACGCAATACATAGTGTTATAATCAGGCATGCTTCCTTTCATTCTACAATTGCTTGAACCAATCGGAGTGAGCCggtgttaattttttttttttttgaaattgtctCCTTTAATACCAAATATTTTCCAATGCACTATTCTCACCagtttttttatatttagtaACAGAAACATTTGCTAGGCATATgtaaatttgtttaatattcCATCTCTCATTTAATAACAGAAAATATTTAGTAATTTTGTTTACTATTCCATCTCTCATTTCAttgtgatttttatatattttgtagaatttgaaatccattttCAACTCTAATCTTCACTCATGATCCCATCAAAATAGTTTTGGTTGTGGAAAAACTTGTGTCTTACAAAGTCAAGGATTCACCTAATCGAAATCAAAATATAACATACTGACATGTTGATGGCTTGTTGCTGATGTACTGTTACACCCCAAGTAGTAGCCCAAGTAATTAGGGGAAAAAATGATataattagataaaataatataagctTTGATCAAgataatatttgaaaaacaaataattaaaatgaaataaGAGATTTTCCCTTACCATGATTTTGGTATtatcttttaattaataataagaaatttTTAGATAATGCCACTAGTAATTTTTTTAGTTAACTGAATTTTATTGGGCTTGGAGTTGGTGTTACTACCCAATTACATAGACCAATTATATAAAAACCCTTTTATATAATGATTATACGTAAAACCCTCACCACCAAACcctacaacaacaacaacaataacaataataataataataataataataataaaactgAAGAATAAAATCATTACACATCATCGATCGAATTAAGAAGAAAAGTCTACCATATCAATTTGGTATCTCTTGATAGAAGTAAGTTATGACAGTTCTCTTTTGTtcgtttttttgtttattttaggTTCTGTATTAATTGGACTTTTGgtgtaaaatatttaataaaaattggaTCAGATGGGATACATATCTTAAATGAAATTTAAGTTTGTGAttgataaatatttgaaatttaattgtaaatttTAAGTTACATGTTGTTTATTGGAAATCATTTCAATCATGGTGCTtcaaatttatacctttcgggTATTCTTAATCtagattttagtatttaattacaAGTTTATAATCTTTTCGGATTAGtctaaatcatatcaaattcacGTTGTTAGGTACGAGTCATACATTTCAATTAGTAAATAGAaactattatattttaaaacttttgaaCCTTATAGACATACATTTACGTCACTTACATATAATTCCAGAAGCCATAATTCGACTGAATATTTTTACGAGTTTGAATACTAGTGGAACTATATTTTGGTGAGTGTAAATTTAATACGAATCATCAACGTACAATCGTACGTAGTACTGTTAAATTAAAGGCAGTTTATTATTTAAAGACATGGAGTCTTAGATATTATTGATACTTTGTAAAGCAAAtgtatttgaattaattttcataaccgaTGAAAAGCGAACTAAAATCGGCCGAATTAACCGattaactttaaaaaaattttgagatttaacTTTagttatatatgtaatttttcttgAACACTACAGTCTACacaaatgcataaaaacataaaacacacaCATCACAAATGTATACGTTTTGTTTGAACacaattaatacatgttttttataaaataacataacaTGGGCAGGCGGCGTCTCGACCGGTGATGAGAGATGGATGGACGGTGGATGAAGTCAAGAGTGGAGAATAGAGAAGTGAGAACGAGAAAGTCAAGGCGTTTAGAATTAGATTAGAATTAgggttgattttaaaattaaaaatgtaaatatttataaaaattgataaataataaaaatttattaaataataacatTTATTATATCGTAATTCGGTTAaccgatttcaaaattttgaaaaatgtaaccgaaccgaattaaccgatataacaattttttttaatttgaaaaccaaattttcgaaataaccgaactgaattttcgaatttgTTCGAGTcggtcggttaattcggtttaacCGAAATCTTGTTCACCACTATCTCTTGGTTCCTGCGGGTCAAAGTACTGCATGTGGGGAAGCATGTAAGCCACCTCTTGTTTCCCTATGTCAAAGTGCTGCATGATAGAAATTTTGATCTGGATTatgttattaattatttttgtattctGTCATCCTAGCTACACgtgtatttattatttatttttgttaaagTTTTTGTTGTTATCCTTGAGATCGAATTAGTGGCTGGATATATGAGTGTACTGAATAATTTAGTTTTCACGTAATAATCTGAATGAGGAAGATGAATGCGTAAAATATATAGAAGAGATCATTGAGGATGATGATGACATAAAAGATGTTCCATAGAGTTTGGAGGC
The sequence above is a segment of the Primulina tabacum isolate GXHZ01 chromosome 6, ASM2559414v2, whole genome shotgun sequence genome. Coding sequences within it:
- the LOC142549900 gene encoding large ribosomal subunit protein eL8y, with protein sequence MILKQRLKVPPPIHQFSKTLDKNLASNLFKMMLKYRPEDKAQKKERLLKRAQAEAEGKTPEVKKPIVVKYGLNHVTYLIEQNKAQLVVIAHDVDPIELVVWLPALCRKMEIPYCIVKGKARLGTIVHKKTASVLCLTSVKNEDKMEFSKILEAIKANFNDKYDETRKKWGGGVMGSKSQAKTKAKEKLLAKEAAQRMT